In Juglans microcarpa x Juglans regia isolate MS1-56 chromosome 1S, Jm3101_v1.0, whole genome shotgun sequence, the genomic stretch TGGGGacaaaaaaggaaagataaCAAAGGAGCAAACATAAGTGAAAAACAAGGCTGTAGAACAAGGTGGCACAGCAAGGGGAGGATATACATGATAGAGACTCCAGAATTAATAGGAACTACAGAAAAATGATAACACTTTTTCCCGTCTAAAAGTGGGTTCCCAACAGGTCATGCTCAAGAGGTTATTCAAGATACAAGTTTATGACTATTTGCACAGACCAATATGGGTTCCAATCCAAAAATTCCTATGTGCATGAGAGCAACACCAACCCTGTCTACCAAAAAGAGGGTATaatgcaaaattattttaagataacCAGAGATGCTAGCATCATGATACATTATGACATCAAACAAAGTTGAGGTAACAGAGTTAGAAATGTAGTTGCTATTGATGTAAAACAAAACGTGGACTCCCTATATTCCTCTAAACAAGCCACctattaaatgataatattctAGCAAACctcagtttaaaaaaaaaaaaaaaaaaaaaaaaaaaaaaaaaaaaagaaaaaaaaaacaaaggaagaaagaaaagaaatccaaaTGCTTACAACAGTGCCTTAAAAGAACGCATGGTAATTACCTTCcaataatttactttttattgagtACCCTCCAATaatttactcattttaaaaaaaccagaTCCTAATCAAATGCTTGCATAGAAAATCCATAAACTTACCTGGCCAACCCACTGCCTGAGACCTGTAATGTGCTCCCTAACCTGCTCTGGAGTGAAAAGTTCAGTCAATGACACGCCCTTTATTTTTGGCTTACCAGACTTGGTACCAGACACAAGTTCAGGAGGCTGCGTCAAATTTTCTTGCTTAGCTGGATCAATCTCTTTCTCaagtttaatattttcttgCTTAGACAAAGCAGAAGACTCGACATATGCAATAGGTTCACCATCAGGCTTATGGTTGCAGTTATCACTGACACCTTCCCTCATCTGAACAAGACTTTCCTGTCCAGAACTTTCAGCAACTTCCTTCTTCACTTCGGGAAACTCAGATTTAATAGGCATACAAATGTCATAGTGTTTATTATCTTGAAGGTGAACGTCCTGCAAACCATGGAGTTCACTATATGCCAAGCTTTCACTCTCAGGAATAACAGATTGGGATGACTGCACAATTTTCATGCGTTTTAGAGAAGGTTGTAGATCTTCTGAAGTTTCGACAACTGAGGGAGTCTTTGATATCAATCTAGCTGAACTGTCTGCAGTGTCATAGGATTTACAGGATGCAGTAATCGAAGACGGCAAACAAGAACCAGACTCTGCTCGAGAATGTGGTTTCAATCTTGCTAAAAGTTGTGcacgtatatatttttttacaggaACACAAACAGGGCAACTTGGGTTCTTACATGTCTTATGATGTTCAAGCAAGCCCTTGGTATGACGGCAGCGAGAATTTGGGCATAGTGCCAGACTGCATTTATTAATGTGCGACAACAATTCCTGAGCAGCTATGCAGTGATGTGCTGGGCATTTTCCTTTGGGGTATGAGCATCGACTAGCATGTTGCAAAAACAAAAGCCACCTCTGTTGATTTCTGTACATCTGTTCAAGGTTTAGAGTACCAGATCTACTTGCAGCACCACTTAATTTAGGGGGCTCAGCAGTGCTTCTATCTGTAGCAGTTTGACCAATAATGGATCCTTCTGatgataaattattacattGAGCTTCATCTTGCCTGGATATTCTCTGACGGAAATCCTCTTGGACATGGTGCTCAAGGGGCATGATCCTTGGTATGTGATTCCTGTCTTGTGATTGCGGATTCCATTGACCCAGCAGTACTGATTCTGATTGTGCTCCAACAGAAAGGCAGCTAAAATCACTTTGAGAATCCGTAACCGGATGGCTTGGATGCAGTGATTGTTGCATTTTTTGACAATTTTGAGACAGTGACGAGCAGATATCATGCTGGCCAGATGGAAGAGAGAGATGTTGAGCACCCCTGGATTGGTCTTCAGCAGAGCTCTGCTGGAATTGGTTCTGCATGTTAGACAATTGGAACTGTTCAGAAACTTGAGAGTGCAGAGCCTCATTGTGTTGCTCCACTCCAGGCTCACACTTCACCTGGCTACCAAAATCGGAACTCCGCTGAGACTGGCCAAAATCATTGTTCAACACATGCTGGTGCTGCTGACTTTGCTGCTTCTGTTGGCGTTGCTGTTGAAACTGAAGGGGCTGCTGCTGTAATTGCTGCTGTTGATGAGAATGTAGTAGATTGTCTCTCGAAGTTATAGGAGCTTGGAAATTCATCTTTTCAGATTGATCAACTGAATGAGGCTTTGTATAGGCAGCCTGGTTTGTCACTGACTGATTACTTACCAAAGGAGAGTTGGTTTTGGACATGGTCGGCAGGCTAACTGAATTAAAGTTCTTAGTGTTCATCATTGATCCGACAGATGTTGCAGCACCGTAGAAGTGTCCAGAACCAAAAGAATCAGAATTGCTCATTCCAAATCCATCACCTGATCATTAAAGACTTTGCTGTGAGAATGCTTATTTGTgccaaaataaatatcaatctTCCCACATAATGTTTTATATAACACCAGCAAAAGAAgccagagatagagagaaagaTTACCCTGCATTAATGGTCGCTGATGCTGGTCAAAGTGCTGCTGCAAAGGTTTCGGTGAATTAGCATAAGGTGTAGCAGAAAGATAGCCTTCAGAGGTGCCAGGTTCATTCACAAGTTGTAAATTACTCCCAATCAACCCTAAACCGCCATTTAAACCCCCATTTGGAAACCCAAAAGCTTTCTGCTGCAAGCTAGACCTAATTCCACCACTGCCCATTTGACTACCAAGGTTGCGCAATATACGGCTATTTTGGCCAACAAGATGCTGCTTTTGCTGCAGTGGTTGTGAAACCATCGTTGACTCAACAGTGGAAAACCCACCACCATtagaagattccaagttcatgtaagagtgattattattgttgttgttgttgcagtTATTACTGttactattactattaaatCCAGGAGTAGGAATCATTTGGCTCGTAATTGTTTGGGCACCCATTGGTGACATATTCCCACCAGAACCGAGGGAAAAACTGGCAGGAGACTGTTGATATCCATTAGGCAAAGGACCTGCAAGAATAGACTCTGTTACTGATACAAAGAATCAAAACCAATAGCCTTAGCAAGAGTTATAACACTTACCATCAGCTCTATTAAATGAATTTCCACGTATGCCACCAGCACCAGGTGGCAACAGGCTTCCAGTATTGACAGTTGTAGGTGTTAAGCTATTACATCCACTAGAAGAAATCATGGAAGTATCAACAGAAGATGCAACAACCATGGTTGAGTTCCCACTGTGTGGCATGCCAGGTGTTGGTATCATTGTACCAATGGCAGAGGAAGAATTAACAAGCTGAGAATATTGTTGATTCTGATTACTCAAATGTGGGCGTTTAATCAAATTATGCAAACGACTCTCCAGAGTGTCAATGTTCATGTAATCCTCCTATGAGAAGATTAGAAACTTTAGACAAAGAATAATATACTGTTTCGTAAGACAGATATCCCCAACAAACactgcaaaaattaaaaaataataccttTGTGTGAGCTGATCTCAACAAACCCTCCTCTAGACGTTTCACTATATCCTTGAACTTCCTTTTTGCCTGTTCATTTAGAGGTGGCTGCTGCTGCCGCTGGGATAAGATATTAAAGCTGAAAACAAGATAATAGAATATTCTCAGCAATAATCAACAAACGCATCATATCAAAAGCATGTTCTCAGATGATggtaaaaaaatactatatcaCAAGCATGCCAAGAGCATATTAGATGATAACATCTCAGCAATGGTCCAATAGCAGCCCAAAGAATCTTGCAAACAATCAAGCcccattcccccccccccccaacataaaatgtaataataattcaaagaaaactgaAGAAAGGCTTAATAAACCATAGAACATCGAGTATATAAAGGTGACTGCATTATATAAGGTGACTGCACCTGCTCGAAAGGCTAGTAAATCACACCAGTAAATTTCATCCATTCAAACACAAGTCTAGACACATATTTGCATGCTCCTCCAATAACAGATGACATATAGACATGTATTAGATATTTCTTTTGGTAAGTAATCCATCTAATCAACATAGAGAATCAAATGCAAATATGTCTTGCATATTggaaaaaattacaatcttCGCAGTTTTCTTCCACGTGCAAAACATTTGTATtccattaatattaaattattttataatgaagCAAATGAGCTTTTAGCTCAAGTGGCACTGCCCCCAGCCAAAATGGGGTGGAGAGTGTGGTCATGACCCGTTTGGTGCATATATAACTTtagaattggaaaaaaaaaattaaattccatAATAGAAATTACTGCACACAAATACCCAAGCAGATGCTACCATATCTTCACTCTCCTAAATACACATTATAGCTATTAACATTGTACATAAAATGCATAACAGTTTTCCATCACCAAGTGCACAAAATGCAACAGGTAATTTCCCAGATTCCCAAACACATTTTAGCTACCAACAATGTACGAAAACTAATAgtaatacttttcaatttgcaTTAAAAGCACTCAAAATGTATTATATCGAGTTTTAACATACAGAATACCTCTTAACTTCTGTAGTAACATAAACACGGTTCACAGGCACATAGGAAACAAACTACAGaaccaaaacaaagaagaaagaaaaacagaaaagaaagaacaacaAAAGTGGACTGTCTTACATCTTGTCTTGCATGTATGCACGTGCTCTGTTCATCTCGGTCTCTGCAGTAAACAGAACACGCAGCCCGCCACCACCCCCGCCACCCAGATTATGCATTTGCTGAGCGAGCGCACTCCCATTCTGCTGAGGCAGCCCTGCCTGATTGGGCACCTGCCCCGCCCCCGACATATGAGCCTGCACATTCATCTCATTTACCTACTCCAACTAGCAAGCACCACATAACTCAGTCAACTCCCCACCTTTCCACCTCCTGCTAGTTCCTCCACAGTCACACACCACACAAActaaccaaataataataataatcaggATCAGAATCCCAAATTATCAACTAACCGAGATAGCATGAATTTGAGACAGAAAAAAAGCAATTGGGTGGAAATAAAGGCGGAAGAGACCAATCGTAGTTCTAAAGTATTATCACGGGCAAATAGGTAACTGAGAAATTgactgaaattaattaattaattaattgattaattttttcttaaatttagtAAGTAAACCCTAGATGAGGTGACTGAATCGAAATGAATCGAATCGACGAACTGAGATAAACCCTAATACGAACCTTTGGGGACAAGCGTACGACCGGGGAGCAGCGGCGATCGGAGGCGAGAAATCGTTCGGTGAGATTCCAGAGGTGTAAAATCGCGACGATCGGAGACTGTTCACCGATTAGATGAACGTAAGAGAGACGAATCGAAGGAAGTCAGCGAGAGAGGGCGAATTGAGTAGGGAATTGAGCACGTGCGCACGGCTCGGAGAAGCCGAGGGATCAATGGAAAGGGGTTGAATCGAAGGAAAGGAAAAGTCCGTGTggaagagagaggagagagagagtctggaCTCTGAATTATTGGTCCATAGGGGGTAATTGGGTTTTTCAATTTAGggattaatttttatatttaaaattagtttaaaattttttcaagttaCGATTTCCTGAAACTGGGGAAGAACGTAGGAGGATATATATCGGATTGAACTATTTGAATTTACGATATGACCTATCGATGTCGGCACAAATCTACTACGGTACTACCCATCCACGATCCGCCTATGTTCTCCTCTGATCTGGGCTTTTTCTCTTTACGACGGGGACACCATACGGCAGTatctttcatcattattttaaaaaacaatttactcataatttttttttttttcctaacaaCAATGTGATGtatgaattatgaataaaaaaacttaattaatttaatagaaatataaaaataaataaaaataaatgtgatgtgtagtatataaaataataaatagcaaaattcttatttttatatttcctaTGTAATGCTTAAAAGTTCTGCGAGAAAAATATTTCCACAATACTATAGttaaagttgtaaaatagtttgCATTTCACATGCCCTTTTTTTACATGGCATTTCACATACTTAAACATGGTTTCATCTTAATAGTAattttttgtatgttatatttaaGATTGTTAGAATGTTAAGctaaattgagttctttataaataatagtgaattaagATAATGGAGTGAATTCTATAgggcccacctaagatgagtttatatgtatttgaatattaagataagtttaaatgtatttatggaaaattgaaaaaagttgtgagtcttACGTGTAAAAAGGTGTGGAGTTGAAAAGAGTTGTTGGTTCCAATACAGATTTTCTTCACAATACAAGTTCCATACTTAGGTAATGTGAAACTCTTGTATTGTATTGACAATCTATAAAAAAGTCACATTACTACGctacaacttatataaaatattaagtaaaagttctacttgatacatattactatatttatatatagtacaaataataaatacttataaatatgtataatataaatatatatatatacttatataataaaatatataagtgaaaGACAAAGGAAATGCGAGACAGGATTAGGCCTTGACTGCCCTTCACCCTTGCTAGGGGGACCAAATGAGGGGCGAACGGCCCCActccgctgcccacccctaataaAAGCTTATCGTTTGGATGCCGATTCTTAGCAATGTCGAATGTTGCAAGCCACAACATGGTAGGGTAAAGAGCACTTGATTGGCATGCATCGAACCCTTGTAAGGAGCACTTGACTGGCATGGTACGATGGAGTGGTTTTGATTcataaatgagttgagatggattgagatggtttgtgaatagtagaataaaagttgaattatttattatattttatgtggaaatttgggaaagttattttgagatttataaaagttaaattgtttattatatatttgtgtgaaaatttagaaaagttgtaatgatgggatgagatgagttaaaatgagttgaggtgagttttatGATGCCATCTCAGACGTTGGAAGATCACCAATGATGGCTGCATAttatgttgaataaaatagtaacttgtttgttttcgcaaatgaatgagattagttgatattaaagttaaaaaattgaataaaaaattgttaaaatatatatttttaatattatgtttattttgagatttgaaaaagttgaattgtttattttattttgtgtaaaaaattagaaaattataatgattagatgagatgagttgtgaaaacaaatgaggtctAAAACTTTTTATGCATGACAGACGCCTAGCATTGGAACAATAAGGCCCGATTTGGATAGCAAAGTCTTTCCAAGTTatcacatttcatctcattatgcaaatactataaatataaacactttttcaatttcagatgtttaactttttcatctagtcATTATTTAagcattataattttttcaaacttctaaataaaatataaaaaataattgaactttttcaaatcataaaataaaaattatattaaaatattatattttaataataattttattcacttttttctctcttctttctaaaactttataaaatatattaatttaaatattttattactatttacaaatcatctcatcttatcttattatccaaacaaatCCTAAAATAGCATATAGTGCCCAACTTGGTGGTAGTCTGATATGACCTCCTTCCACatgtcatataattttttttcaatcattaataataagaaaatgctACTTAGAATCTTCAATGTTATTGTTTAAAGTTAACGctcgaatattttaatttttttacttagtgctTATAAAAGTGATTATcagtaaaattgtatattttttaaattttctcttaatagattttaaaaaattactaaaaaatgatagaaaaaaaaaggaactataAATTTGTATTAGCAATACGCCCAACAGTAAACATTGGGCAGCCCTCTAGCGCCATCCTTACAATATTGGTACGGATGTTGGGCCATATTTCATCCCACAGATGGATCTCAGTCTACACTAGGGTccggtttggatataagaagtgttttatctcattttattattacaattttcttaaatttgtacacaaaaataataaataatttaacttttttaaattttaaaataataataatattaaaaaataatattttatttaatttttaatttttatttcaactcgtCTAATCTttaactcattatctaaacgcACCTAAAACTCTATGTTCAAAGTTTGAATTGACCCTTCCGACGTTTAGTATAGAAGAAGAGGTTCTACCGCGAGAAAATCTTTATGAATGTATCACCAAGAATAAGGTCAGAAAAAAAACCATGAAGAATAATTAATATCTTATCAAACCCATATCCATTTACAtggtgtatttttctttttttgtgagcAGTGTGTTTACGTAAAAATATATCTGTAAGTGTTTAGaattgtaataaataataaaatgttttaaagaaaaggTTATTGAACCCACatgaaataattatgttattgagtattgaaattgactaaattaattactatttagaaaatcgaaatttgaagaatagtttatctaaattaaactgaagaaaagaacattaaaattaagatttgaagaatggtttatctagagcatttgacttcacctaacaaatcctatacaatttattctttcttgttataaaatcttaattattccAAATTGaggataaaaatcccttaactattcaatattttctctcaaacaataccaaaaatatctccaattaataacttcatatctctatgtgaatttaactaattgaagactcattaagttctttagatttttttttttaaatcacactagtcgcaaTAAAGCATATTTGATTTCGCTCAACTAATtatgtttaatcctagagctctttaatcacaaatcacctatcggtctcattgcaatccaaaagatcgaataatagctagctagaaaattgtaagcattaagaataaagaataaactctcaatcatgaaaatattgaaaataaaataagttagaatataaactgtgtgttcaatgctaagctacatcaaaactctagaaaatataattagttcataatggaattgaaaagaaaaataataaaactggtGTTTTTTATTGAAGTCGATTGATGAggcatgcggctctcgcctctgccctccagtttcgccttctcgaaagaacacttaaagaataaattctggaactctcaactcagatcaagactaaaactaaaactaagattaagaaccaagactaaaactaaaattaagattaagaaccaagaCCTCCTATTCATCGCAcaagacga encodes the following:
- the LOC121244550 gene encoding histone acetyltransferase HAC1-like, translated to MNVQAHMSGAGQVPNQAGLPQQNGSALAQQMHNLGGGGGGGLRVLFTAETEMNRARAYMQDKIFNILSQRQQQPPLNEQAKRKFKDIVKRLEEGLLRSAHTKEDYMNIDTLESRLHNLIKRPHLSNQNQQYSQLVNSSSAIGTMIPTPGMPHSGNSTMVVASSVDTSMISSSGCNSLTPTTVNTGSLLPPGAGGIRGNSFNRADGPLPNGYQQSPASFSLGSGGNMSPMGAQTITSQMIPTPGFNSNSNSNNCNNNNNNNHSYMNLESSNGGGFSTVESTMVSQPLQQKQHLVGQNSRILRNLGSQMGSGGIRSSLQQKAFGFPNGGLNGGLGLIGSNLQLVNEPGTSEGYLSATPYANSPKPLQQHFDQHQRPLMQGDGFGMSNSDSFGSGHFYGAATSVGSMMNTKNFNSVSLPTMSKTNSPLVSNQSVTNQAAYTKPHSVDQSEKMNFQAPITSRDNLLHSHQQQQLQQQPLQFQQQRQQKQQSQQHQHVLNNDFGQSQRSSDFGSQVKCEPGVEQHNEALHSQVSEQFQLSNMQNQFQQSSAEDQSRGAQHLSLPSGQHDICSSLSQNCQKMQQSLHPSHPVTDSQSDFSCLSVGAQSESVLLGQWNPQSQDRNHIPRIMPLEHHVQEDFRQRISRQDEAQCNNLSSEGSIIGQTATDRSTAEPPKLSGAASRSGTLNLEQMYRNQQRWLLFLQHASRCSYPKGKCPAHHCIAAQELLSHINKCSLALCPNSRCRHTKGLLEHHKTCKNPSCPVCVPVKKYIRAQLLARLKPHSRAESGSCLPSSITASCKSYDTADSSARLISKTPSVVETSEDLQPSLKRMKIVQSSQSVIPESESLAYSELHGLQDVHLQDNKHYDICMPIKSEFPEVKKEVAESSGQESLVQMREGVSDNCNHKPDGEPIAYVESSALSKQENIKLEKEIDPAKQENLTQPPELVSGTKSGKPKIKGVSLTELFTPEQVREHITGLRQWVGQSKAKAEKNQAMEHSMSENSCQLCAVEKLTFEPPPTYCTPCGARIKRNAMYYTMGAGDTRHYFCIPCYNEARGDTIVADGTAIPKARLEKKKNDEETEEWWVQCDKCEAWQHQICALFNGRRNDGGQAEYTCPHCYIQEVERGERMPLPQSAVLGAKDLPRTILSDHIEQRLFRRLKQERQERARLQGKSYDEVPGAEALVIRVVSSVDKKLEVKQRFLEIFQEENYPTEFPYKSKVILLFQKIEGVEVCLFGMYVQEFGSECQFPNQRRVYLSYLDSVKYFRPEIKAVSGEALRTFVYHEILIGYLEYCKIRGFTSCYIWACPPLKGEDYILYCHPEIQKTPKSDKLREWYLSMLRKAGKENIVVDLTNLYDHFFVSTGECKAKVTAARLPYFDGDYWPGAAEDLIYQMRQEEDGKKQNKKGTTKKTITKRALKASGQSDLSGNASKDLLLMHKLGETISPMKEDFIMVHLQHSCTHCCVLMVSGNRWVCNQCKSFQLCEKCYEVEQKREERERHPINQREKHALYPVEITDVPVDTKDKDEILESEFFDTRQAFLSLCQGNHYQYDTLRRAKHSSMMVLYHLHNPTAPAFVITCNICHLDIETGQGWRCEVCPDYDICNSCYQKDGGIDHPHKLTNHPSMADRDAQNKEARQLRVVQLRKMLDLLVHASQCRSALCQYPNCRKVKGLFRHGIQCKTRASGGCVLCKKMWYLLQLHARACKESECHVPRCRDLKEHLRRLQQQSDSRRRAAVMEMMRQRAAEVASNAG